The Penicillium oxalicum strain HP7-1 chromosome VIII, whole genome shotgun sequence DNA segment GAGTTCGATGATCCCGCTGCCGAAAAGGCCTATGAGCTCATCTTGAACACCTCCAAGGCCATTCGCTCCATTCTTGCTCAGTACGATGTCAAGACCAAGGGTGACATTATCATCCAGACCTACGATGCCACTAGCGAGAAGACTGTGTCTGAGCAGCTCACTTCCATCCAGTCACTGGGTGGCAAAACTTTGGGCGAGCTTTCGCACGTTGGCCCGGAAAACAAGACTCCCCCCGCTGGCTGTGTCGTGGCTGCCGTTGGCGCCGAGGCCGCCGTCTACCTGCGTGTGTCTAAGGAGGTCGCTCTCgagcaggaggagaaggccaaggccaatcTTGAGCGCGCTCGGGAGACCGTGCGCCGATCGCAGACCGTCATGAGCGCTCCCAactggaaggagaaggtcaaggtcGAAGTTCAGGAGGCTGAGGAGAAGCGCCTGCGCGATGCTGAGAGTGAGGCTGCTCGCTTGGAGGAACAGATCAAGGAGTTTGAGAAGCTGCGTTTGGAATGAAAAACGCGAGCTATAGCCATTTGAAGTTGTAGATCCCCCCTTAAAAATCTATCAATGAAGATACTGTTCTGTTTCAATGTTCATTGACTCGTTCGGCAAATGGTTTGCAACTGTACCTACTCCGCTCTCAGGAAACCGACGTAGATACATGGCAACCTGCCGGACATACAATAAAGAGTCGGCGCTGTACAGCACCGAAAGTGTTCGCCTGCCTGTTTTCTATAGCGCCTATAATATAAGGCCAATAACTTAGCTCAGGCACCACAATGTGGGTCCTTATCGATAGTGGTGCCAAGCCATCACCCCAAAAGTTTTCTGCGATTTTCACTCGGACCATCCTCGACAGTAAGAAAACATAGCCATCATGTTGCGCGAAGTGTAAGTTGTCTGCGATCTTGTCACTTGTTTCAGCAGGCTAATTTGAACGTTTAGTAAAGCGAAGAACCCGCGCACTGCGCGTATCCTCAAGGCGCGAGAGCCTCAACTCATCGAACCTCCCAAAAAGACTCTTTTGCTGCACGGGACGAAATGCCCTCAAGCTCTCGACACCGTCTTGAAGACATTCCACTCTCTCACGAAGCCCAACTCCGTCCTTTTCCACAAGAAGAATGAGAACATTCACCCGTTTGAGAACACAGAAAGCATGGAGTTCTTGGCCAACAAGAACGAGTGCGGTCTGGTAGTCTTTGGAAGCAGCAACAAGAAGCGCCCCAATTGTGTTACTCTCGGTCGAGTCTTCAACTCCCAAACGCTTGACCTTTGTGAATTGATGCTTCTTCCCGCCTCTGATCAGAACGCCATTCCCCCCTTCAACGAGCTTACCATGCCCGTTGGACTTGGCATGCGGCCGATGCTGCTGTTCTCCGGCAGCCCTTGGGAGGACCCGACATCAGGAGTGCACGTGATGTTGAAGAGTTTCTTCCTTGACATGTTCAAGGGGGAGGAGACCAACCAGATCGACGTTGAGGGTCTCCAATACATTCTGATGGTTGGTGCCGAAGAGCCCCGCGACGGCCTGTCCCCCGTGGTGCACCTGCGGTGGTACAAGATTATTACCAAGCGCAGTGGTCACAAGCTCCCCCGTATTGAGCTTGAGGATGTTGGTCCCAAGTTCGACTTCAAGGTCGGCCGCCACCGCCCGGCTACCCCCGAGGCCATGAAGGAGGCCATGAAGCAGGGCAAGCGTCCCAACGAAGAcatgaagaccaagaagaacaTCACCATGGACTCCATGGGTGACAAGATCGGTCGTGTCCACTTGGGCAAGCAAGACCTGACTGGCCTCCAGACCCGCAAGATGAAGGGTCTCAAGCGCCGGGCAGGCATCGACTcggacgacgaggacgaggaggatatgGAAATGATGGATGTGgacgagattctggaggaagagggcaaCAAGCGTCCACGGACGGATTGAGCGTGATTCACTTGCATCATTGCGTATTTATACTACTCACGGCGTTTGTTTGGTCCGGCTGGGGTTTTATGCTTCGTGGTACCTGAGTTTCTCCAGGTTCCCCTGTATCGATGTGAAAAAGTTACCTATATAGTGAAGCGATTCTTTGATCCCAATGAATCTTCAACTTTGATCACTCTCCATCTCGTTAAAGTCCCTGGAGGTGTCCTATCTTGAGGACTTTCTCTAATGTCAGCCTCGATCATGAACAAATCGACTATCGAAGGGCTCATTTTGGCATGCAGACTTAATGTGATCCAGCCGATTAAGAAAAATCCATAGTGATCTACTCAATCTCACACTCGTACTAGCATTGCGCATTGTCTTGGACTGCAATTGAAAGGCACTCTTGGCGCCGTCGGGTCGAGACCACGTGACCATGACGTTAGCCCGTCGGCATCGTCTCACATGCCGAGGCCCTTTTCGCGGTTGCGGACCCGAATCGAGTGCCGCagtccccctcccccagatTCTCGCCTTCTCCGTCCggctctcttcctcttgtAATCTTTTCTGCGAATCTCAATCAATAGActtatccttcttcttcattgatTGTCTTGTACCCTTTGTCTGACCCCAGACTCCAGTCGGAGTCCTGCGCATCACCATCATGGATGCGCTCATGGTGAGAGGCCGCCGCCCAGCACATGTGCATGAGCTTCAGAAACTGACTATGCCTTTCCCTACAGTCACGCCTCGATGCCCTCGTGCTCAACCCCGAACTTGCACCTCTCTTGTCATTGGTAAAAGGCGCACGTAATGGCATAGTCTACGGATCGAAAGTGCGATTTCCGCACGCGCTGGTGTATGTCAAATCGCTCGGCGCATTGCGAGCGACCTTGCCTCGCCAAACCAAGCCCAGAAAACTGATTTCTTTGACTTGAACAGCATGATATTTCTTTTCAGATCGGGAACGTATGTGATATCTCTGTGCTCTCCCTTTCTACTTGCCCGCAAATCTTTCCGAACGCTAAATAGTAGTCACTCTGCAGATTCCGCGAAAAGGTCAAGCTGGTCTTGAACGCGACTCGCCTTCACGCCCGAAACTTAGCCACATTCGCTACGATATACAAGGCCTCTATGATCATACTTCGAAACCTCCCTGCTGGACAGGGCAAGGAAGGTCGCTATGATAGTTTCTTTGCTGGACTCTTGGGTGGATACGCCGTCTTTGGTCGGCAGCGGGGAAGTATCAGCCAGCAGGTATGCCGAAGCGTCCCCCCACACACACGCCGAGGCCGAACGGAGATGGACCtcgggaagagaaagagatcgCAACTGGCCCGCTAACCCACGTCGACGTCTTTAGATTGTGATTTATGTTTTTGCTCGAGTGATGCTCTCTCTTGCAAAGCTCTCAGTCCAGCCGGGGATGCACCCACTTTCGTCACTCATCTCACCTCACGCGCGCGCTTCTATCACCGATAATGCCTGGCCGGTCTTCGCCAGTATGAGCTGGGCGCTCGTCATGTACCTGTTCCGATGGTACCCAGAGACTCTCGCATCGAGTCTGCGGAGTAGCATGGTTTATATGTATGTCTTTGTCATTCTTCTCCGTTCAGGCGTCTGCCTGGGTGGCTTTTTGGGCTTctatttcttcttcgtcgatGGGTCGGCTAACCACCTTTTGAATCAGTTACGCGGACTCGGACCACTGGGATTCTTTCCGAAACTTGGTGATTCACAACAAATAAACGTACACGCCTTCTAGCATTCTCTTTTTAGCCGTTTTGCTTCCAGCTGGTTTGGGATTCCACACGGCGTATAGATCAAGGGCTGCtgcaacttttttttctccaaagtCAAATCATGATTCCATACTCTTTCCTTTCATACAAGAGTGATCCGTCCCTGCGCGTTGGGGGTCTTTCTTCTACCTGTCTACACTGTACATCTTTGACTACGAGAATTTACATTTCTTCCATCACAACGCACAGCACCTGAAGTGTCCTTGGACGACAGCCGATTCGATAGACCCAAAAGTCATTTCAACAGATAGACTGGGCGATCGCCACCACCAATACATTATTTTCTTTtaaaaaagcaaaaataCACATAGTGCTATATTGTCTTCAAAACACTGTAGTAGTTCAAGATCTCAATCCCGTAATAAGCACGCATAACGCAGTGCCTCAAGTCCTTAAAGGGGTTCAGAGTAGAAACCCGCGATCGGTATCTAGGTCAACTAATATTATATTCGAACAAACTCGAGACTAGTATGCAAATAGCAAGATGAAACGATTGGATTGTGTGAACACGCAGAGCGAATCATAAAGTGAGACTCACATAACTAGAGACCTGGGCCCCTAGTGCCTGTCTAAGTAAATGGTGAAGGAgcaatctccatctctgATTTACCGAGACAATCTAGCTCCATACGTTAGGTCGGGGAGGTGAATCCCAATAAGGCTAGTGCCTAAGATACTACCATGTAGGACTGGTAGGAGGTAGGTAGTAAGTGTGCTTGATCGCGGTTCCCTGGTGTGGGTTCTCGGCGCGGTGATACAGGCGAGACATGTTCGGTCCGTCAGAGAATGATGAGTTTCAGAGGTAAGTCCTGTTTTAGTCTGTGGTCTATTTTATcccgctttttttttatcttgACTGAGGTCAATTATGGGAACGAGCTGTGTGCGAGCATTTCAAGTTTCTTCTGTCTTTGCTTTACTGTTAATTCATTGAGACATTTTCGTCATGTCAAATCTGCCTACACTGATCGATATGCAAGAGAGAGGATGACTCGCTTGATTactatttattattatacaGAGAACACAAGTTGTTTATAATCATACATGAATCTCATTCCAAAAACGCCCATAGTCCAGGTATTCCCCAACTCCAGGTAGCCCTCCTGATACACAACTCCTCCAGCCACCCCGAGACAAGAATGAATTAAACATGAGGTCCGAAATGCAAGTCCGACATGCCTTGCCCGGTAGGTACAcatgacaaaaaaaacaattcCCCATCCCGAAATTTAGTCAAGCATCGAAAAAAATAACAGTAAATCCAAATAATCCGAGACATGCATCGGCATCAAACATTATCTTCTTTCAAGATGGCGATCAAGATTTGGATTTCTTGGGCAACTTCCACACGCTGGTGAAAGTCTGGCACCCTCCAGCCTTGCGTTTCTTTTCGTGCTGGACACCCGCTTCCACGCGTTCCTGTTCAAGCACTATATGAATATGGGACGAAGCATAAATCAGTGACGCTCAATAAattgaagggggaaaaaaagagaaacgatTCCAGGATAAGTGTACTTGGACTGCGCCATGAATAGTAAAATAGTTGTTgccagaaaaaaagaagaaaagcctTCAAACGGAGGGGACAAACTCACAAAAAGTACACTGTCCATACTGACCGCGGGACTTTTCCCACACACAGTTTGCACAAGCGCCCTCGAGCAAGCCGGGGATAACCACACAGCCCACAAACTGGCCCTTGCCCTCGGCGCATTGCTTACACTCTGGGTTGACTCTGACTCCCACAGCCTGAGCATGCATGGCAATTCGTTTGCGGATCCGACTGTCCAAGAAGCTTTTGAGGTCGCGTGCTTCATGGATGACAATCACACGATTGTTGGAGGGTTCTCGGACTGGAACAAGACACATCAATTCACTCCAGGGGGGGACGCCCAGGGTCCATTGGGTCTCACGGAGGAGTTGCACTCGAGGGCCAGGAGGGACATCTGGAGGGTCGAAGATGGGCTGAGGGGATGGAAGCTGAGGAGTAGGAGTAAAGAATGGAGCGTAGTTGGGTGCCAGAGTGGAAGCAAAAGTAGGAGCAATCCCTGGAGCGAAAGTGGGAGCAAAGGTCTGACTGAGAGGAGGTGTTGCAGCAGGAAGGGTAGCAGAATTGAGTGGACGAGCAGGAGCAAAGGCAGTGGTAAAAGTAGAAGGTTGAGAAGCAGCACCAGTACGGCTATGACCACGGCCacgaccacggccacgggcaggaagaggagcaggagcagcagTAGAGGTAGTAGCAGCAGAGGTAGTATTGGTGATAGTAGGAGCAGGCGCAAAAGCAGAAGTAAAAGGGGCCGAGAGAGCAGGATCAATAGCAAGAGTCGGGACCGCAGTAGGAGCAGCATTAAGAGCAGAGCCCGGACCCTGCATAAGGATAGCGTCAATTTCAGCGAGAAGCTCTGGAGAAAGATCCAGATCGTCGATGGAGGCGATGGGAAACTCAGCCTGagccaaaagaagagagtcgGTCTCAGTCATAGCCTGCGACTCGGATCGCTCTTGAGATTGAATATTTGATCCCTCCACAGCCTGAGGACTCTCTGGCTTCTCATCTCGATCGTTCGAAGTCATGTTGTTGGAGCTTGAGGTTTTGAGTGACTGCAATATGAACTCGATGTGCTTTGTGCTTTGTTGGAGACAAAgaaagtgggaaaaaaaggagaacaAAGAAAACAGAAGGAAAGTGAAACAGGTTGATGTGAATCAAGCAAGTGTGAGGGTAAACAGATAAGCACAGTGAGCGCACTAGGAAGAAAAACCACCTCGTGGGACGCAAACAAATACTCACTCTTGTCTGGCATCAGTTGTTTGCGCTCTTGAATGGGGCCCTACTTGGATCCACGTGCGGCAAGCGCGAAACATCATCGACAAAATCATTCAACTCGACATCAAGGCATTCAATTCATCGTGTAAATTGATACACAGTAAATAATACATCTTATGTTCACCGTCTACTATCAGGAGAACAAggtaaaaagaaagaaaaacaaccAAGGGTTGGAAAACATAAACAAGTAGTAGGCTTTTGTCTACTGGGTATTATCGCCGTCAACATTAATGAGAATCTTCAAGTCGCCATCCATCCAATCTACGGTATCTGCGGACAAGAGAGCAAATGCCCAATCCTTTTCGCTTTGAACCGTCACCAGACCGTCGGACAGCAGAGCCTTAACGCTCCAGGTGACCGCTCCAGCCATGTCCCGGACTTGCTGGTCAAACCCATCGACCCCTGACAATGCAGGAAGACCAGGAATCTGATTGTGGTACCGCCGAATGACCGACTCTTTGATGGTATCCACGTTCGGGCACTGACCAGCCGGGAGATCAATGCGGGGGAGAATGCGCTTCCCACGATGAAGCACGTTGATGTGAAGCAGAATTTGAGTGTGGGACGTGTGGTGGGATGACGACAAGTTTGGGGTGCCCTCGTTCTTGGCCTCGTTAGAAGACACAAAGGAGGGTTGGGTGGGGAAAGGCTGATCAGGACCAGCTGGTAACTGGCTAGCGGGATGGGCACCAGTCCGGCTGGCCAAAGTCTCTCGAATGACTCGAGCAACGTCGCGAGTGATGCCGCTGACGCTGTTTCGGGAGTTAGCAAGGTCTCCAAGAACAATTGCCTGCGTGGAAATGAGATTCGAAACTTACAACGCGTCTCGAGCAAGTGGATTTCGAGCTCCCCCAACACGCCAAGAGAGGTTTGCCGTGGCATCTGCATGGACAATACGGGAAATGTTCGCATCCTCACAAGGTGCCGGGCAATTGAAATCACCGTGATGAACAACCTGATAATGGCTATCGACAGCCGCAACAAGGCCACGCCACTCGGGCTGATCGAGGCCCGAGACGGACCAAAGACTATCCAGTTCGTAATTGTGGTTGTACATGTCATAGGACCTGGCCATATCATTCCAGTCGACGGTGTATCCGTCCAAAAGCAGGTCGTTGAGTCCAACGTCCATGATCTGACCAGACTCAATCTGCATTTGGGCGCCCTGTGCAGGTTGAGAGGGTACAGTGAGGGGCGGCGCCGAGTGAGCTGTGTGCATCGACTGCGTTTGGGTGTGCAGATGTTGCAGCTGTTGTCCGGGAGAGAAGCGAGCAGAATTGGAGGTAGAGGAATTGTCTTGCAGATTTTCACTCGTTTTGCGACGGCGACGCTCGTCACCGCCAGCGCCCTTTCGCGTTTCGATTGCGTATTGACGCTGACGCTCGTTTGTGACCATGCGACGCAAGAGAGGGATGACCAGAgcgatgatcttctgctGGTCTCTGGGCCACACAAATTCTCGCGGTCCAAGCCCCTCATTTACCACGTTTTCTCCAAAAAACCGTTCCCCGTTCCCCTCGTCGTCAAGGAATTGTCGGACGCAATTCCAAAGGCGCAGCTTCACCATTTCAGTGTCCCCTGTGCCTCGCTGGCCAACGCAATTCCGCCGTTCAGGGTGTTCATCATTTAACATGAAGGCTTTCGCCGCAGCCTGGAGGTGCAAAAAGTTCTCGGGCGACAGTTCCAACGAGGTGAACAACTTTGACATGGGGGGCCGAGTGTACTTCTTGTTTTCAGACGGCTGGCGGAAAAGCGCTGCAGCGGAGTGGACACCAACTGAACGCGCATCAGCAAGTGCCTGGGGAGGAACGGGACGAATGTCGAAATTACCGCTGGGATAAGGCTGGTGACTTTGCTGTGGTTGCGGATGCGCCTGTGGCTGCGATCCAGAGATCCCAGCACCGGCAAGTGCAGGATCGAGGTTGTCCTCGTTGCGCTTCCGTTTCTTCGAGGCTGTACGAGACAGTCCGGAACCTTGCGCGTGGTCGTTCTGGACTCGGATGTGACGTGCATTGCTTAACCCACTTGCAAAGCTGGTCTCGTTAAAGCCATCGTCACCAAGATGCATATCCGCGCCGTAGGTATCCAGTTGATGGTGACCTGCTACCCCGGCAGCTGTTGCGACAGCAGCGGCCCACTGAGGAGACACATCTTGTCCGGCAGCTGCGGTCGCAGCTTCCACGAGTCCTGCGAGCTGATTATCGCTGGGAGAGTAGCCGGTGCTTGGATCGATCGAAAGACTCGGGTTTGACTGAGACGCGATGTCGGCAGAAGAGGTTGATTGATGGTTGTGGTTGGTGTTTGAGGACATTGTTGCGGGTACCAGCGCCGGTACAGATTGACACGCGTGATCAAAAAATGAACAAATATTAACTTGGAACTAAAATAGAACAGTGGACCGCCGAGAGTGCAACTGTCTCCGAAGATTCCAGGGGGTATCGCCTGGCAAGGTTGGCGCCGGCGCAGTTGCGCGAAATGTTTTCTTGGGCGCGTTGAGAAGTGATAGCCCCAAgctccaaagaagaaagggataCGGGATtcgggaagaagaccaaatgATGATAGGTTTGTCAACGACAGGCGATCGAGTCATGGGCCGAATGCCCCGTTGCCGGGGGGCACAAAAGGCGCCGACGTAGCAAGAGGTTGAAGCCTCGAGCCCCGGACTTGACGCGATTTTGAGACGAAGCCCTAGGACTTGCGATTGATAAGACCAAGCCGGACGATGATGTGAGTGTTTGTGTAGTTTGAAGGAACGACAGACAATGCAAACTTTGTGCATGACATCACGTGCTTCCTTCTCCGTACCAGGCGCTGTCCATCACGTGAAACAGGCGTCTCATTAGCATGTGTACAAGAACACAGCAACTTTTTATTTTCATCTATTTTCTGGGGCCTAATGTGATGTACGATGCTGGCAACTCAAAGTGCCCAGCAGTGCTTCCTGTTTCTACAAGGAGGATCCAAGTGAAGAATCATTGAATCTGTAAGCATACGGGCCTGAGACACAAAGATCAAGACCAAGATGGAACCAGGCTTCAAAATGCGTGCAATCAAATAGGAGTTTATATCACACAAGGACTGGAATTGAAATCACCAAAAGTCAAGTGCACTCTATTCAGATGAACAGCATCCGACCCAAGCATCGCTCGAAGAAAGGTCGTAAAAAATGTCAAAAGCCATCGCCCTCTTTCCAAGGGCGACCAGCCTCAAGAGCTCGGTTCCGTGGAATCTGGCCTCGCTCAATGGCAGCGTCGAGGAGATCCATGACTAGATTAGTCTTCTCCGCGAGCTTTGCTTCAAGTTCTGCTTCGTCCGCCAGCGGAAGAAGATCCAAACTCTCTAATTCGTCCAGAAACCCTTCGGCCTTGGCGACTTCAAGGTCGCCGGCCATGAAAATCCAATCATCCAACTGCCGCTGTAGGTCTTCTCGCTCAGCATCGAGATTGCGCCAGTCTCGGTATTTTTCCGGTCCTCCAAAGCAGAATCCATACCCGTCACATAGGCAGACATTCTCCTCTACACACAGAACGGGTTGGCCTGTAAACACGAATTGCCAGAGATATTCCCAAATTCGACCCGTGATATAATCACTCAGATCCGTCTGCAGCAACCAGTCACGGTAGAAGATGAAACGAGCACGGGGGATCGTGCGAATGCGGTCCCGCGACAGTGCGAACTGAGCACAACATGGCTGGGAAAGGACCGGTGGCACTGGCAGGTCGGGGAAGAGTTCGCCCCAGGCTCGAGCAATGATCACCTCCTCCTGTTTTGACTCGTCTTCCACCGCCGCGCCGGGGTGTATCCACGCAGGACAGCCCGGGCCAAAGGCGCATCGGGTGTTCATATACCCTTCTCGTATGACACGTTCGAGGCTTAGTCGCCTCAAGATTTCTGCCGCATCGCCATCAAAGAAATCCTCATTGTGCCAGGCCTTTTGGTGGGAATGCATAAACACCGCGACATCGGGAAGCTCATCATAAAAATCGATGATGTATGACAGGTAGACCATCACCTCGTGGCCCTTGTTTTTGGGCGGGTGAAAAGGCGCTCCAGGGTCGTCGACCACGTAGACCGCCGTGTTCCAGTCCGGCAGTTCTTTGTTTATCCAGCTCGTGTCTTCCTTTGTGGTTCGTGGTACCACTAACGTTTTGTTGTACGTTGAGCCTGGGGGTTTCGGTATCCCCGGGATGAAGCTGGGCTGAGGCGCGTAGGGGCTTCTGCTGCCATAGTGAGTGAAATTGAAGGCTGTTGAAACGTTGTAGAATATTGAATTTGCATCCTGATTGGCATCAAGACGGGCAGTCTGTGGGTAGCTGTTCCGTGACCAAGATAGCTGGCGGGCGGTCAGGACGAGGATGCAAGCGAAGGCGAAGCCAACAAGGATGACTTGCCGCCTGGGATGCCTCATGGATGAATGATAGAGGATAAATGATGCTGATTTGATGATGCGTTTCAGCAGATCAAAGTGATCGCCCTGTGGAGCTGATTGCCAATCTCTGGCCACTACGCCTGTCTCCTCCAGCGACAAGATCGCAAAAATTCCAGTGTGTTGAGAGAAGTCTTTTTACCACGTCCGAACCGATTCTGTGCTCAAAACTCAAACGGCATCTCGTCAATCATTCAAAAGTCAGGGGAAATGCATGCTATCAAAATAAGGTGAGATTGATTTTCGCCTCACGGAGCTTAGCATATCACAGACCGAGACGCTGTCACGATCCTGCGTGCTCACGACGTGCACTAGGAAATCTCCCTCCCCTAAATCAGACAGAAGACGGCGAAAATATTGTTCTCTTCAGCGAGAGCCACAATTCGTGGGTGGTCCATGTTTAATATTTAAGGATAGGACCCAGCAAGTTCACTCGCCGCGGGGCAAAGTGGACAAATCAAGAACTATTCCGAGACTTCATGTGGATCGGAAGTAGTGCCCAGAAACCAGCGCCTTTTTGAAGATCCGCTCGAGGATGACGACACGCGCGGGAATCAGACGCGGACTCGGAATGCCTGCAGCGAGGATCTTGTTCTGAGAAAAAAGTACAGACACACATGTCGCTGAGACAAGCACATCGAGGCTACTTTAGCTAATGGCTCTTTCATAAGAATGAACCCAGGAGGTGAACTTATATGCAGAGCGTAAGACGGCACCACGCGTCGTTTGAGAGGCGCATGAGTGGGCTTCGGCCGCCAGCCGTCTACTCTGCAGATCTTTTCAGCCACCGACCATAGTTTGTTTCAAGGGGCTACCAAGCGATAAGATTGTAAGCTTGAGGTAAATAGATACAATTACCTCGAGCGACAATGCCCGTCAGCTCCTGGATATATTGTTTGTAATGACATTGCTTGCAGCAGAATATATCATTCTTTGCGTCCATGTGGTGAGGTTCCATGAGTGATTTTCGTAGCCTCTTGACTGGACTCATCTGCTGCAATGCGTTTCATGAGTATTGAAAGCGAGTTTATGAACCCAATCAGTGCACTACTTCTTGCCGATCAGGTCCCAAGACCGAAACACGCACCAGGTGCGCCTTGTCCACAGTAGGATAGTGATCTACCCAGGACAACCTACCTATCGTACAGCGCAGGAAACAGAGACTTGATGGAAGTACCTATCGAATGGGCAATCAATGAAGTAATTGACAAGATCAATTTAAGAGATGATACC contains these protein-coding regions:
- a CDS encoding Ribosome production factor; this encodes MLREVKAKNPRTARILKAREPQLIEPPKKTLLLHGTKCPQALDTVLKTFHSLTKPNSVLFHKKNENIHPFENTESMEFLANKNECGLVVFGSSNKKRPNCVTLGRVFNSQTLDLCELMLLPASDQNAIPPFNELTMPVGLGMRPMLLFSGSPWEDPTSGVHVMLKSFFLDMFKGEETNQIDVEGLQYILMVGAEEPRDGLSPVVHLRWYKIITKRSGHKLPRIELEDVGPKFDFKVGRHRPATPEAMKEAMKQGKRPNEDMKTKKNITMDSMGDKIGRVHLGKQDLTGLQTRKMKGLKRRAGIDSDDEDEEDMEMMDVDEILEEEGNKRPRTD